A stretch of the Aegilops tauschii subsp. strangulata cultivar AL8/78 chromosome 4, Aet v6.0, whole genome shotgun sequence genome encodes the following:
- the LOC109752629 gene encoding protein FAR1-RELATED SEQUENCE 5-like, protein MDFRKPHPCSILTARCLGRPDDGPDASYGERRGQQSNSSAEAASAAPSNSAKVHELPPTCCLLLQSFPCLTFLLRADELRALCKTWIAMEFLSYLHDELFSRWPISRWKKPCEVQLDERRMRKLRSSQQQLHNPKPMPDLPDYLIPRLNMRFQDVEKAREFYNRYARHAGFGIRKMGGNDNHKCFVCAFQGKHTTSIPEADRQRNKTSQRIGCNARMRAKDQEDNTCVTVDIEYNHNHQLLQTDDILVFLDSHKNYDPTILEYVKLLQYHDVKHTTIMSTLSKNEDGSYFISMTGRDLLNQKAMNARKDDLDDVLKLVSFFKDMKAINDEFFYDIQVDKDKSIKNIFWSNASCRGAYQDFGDCSTIFAVALIRDEDAKSFKWLFDTFVRCMDNKHPTYILTDQCPSMAKAIPQSFPNTVHKLYSWHIMKKYKEYLALLYKKYKTFKEEFTAILNWPLMPTEFEAA, encoded by the exons ATGGACTTCCGGAAGCCGCATCCTTGTTCCATCCTCACCGCCCGATGCCTTGGCAGACCAGATGACGGCCCCGACGCAAGCTACGGCGAACGGCGTGGCCAACAGAGCAACTCCTCGGCAGAGGCGGCATCAGCGGCGCCTTCAAATTCAGCAAAAGTACATGAACTTCCTCCCACTTGttgccttcttcttcaatctttccCTTGTCTGACCTTCTTGCTTCGTGCAGATGAACTTCGCGCCCTCTGCAAGACATGGATTGCCATGGAATTCCTCTCCTACCTCCACGACGAATTGTTCTCAAGGTGGCCTATCAGCCGCTGGAAAAAG CCATGTGAAGTTCAG CTAGACGAGAGACGCATGAGGAAGCTTAGAAGTTCCCAGCAGCAACTACACAATCCTAAGCCT ATGCCGGATCTCCCGGATTATCTAATACCAAGACTAAATATGCGATTCCAAGATGTAGAGAAAGCAAGGGAATTTTATAACAGATATGCCAGACACGCTGGTTTTGGAATCAGGAAGATGGGAGGGAATGACAATCACAAGTGTTTTGTTTGCGCGTTCCAAGGGAAACACACAACTTCTATTCCAGAGGCTGATAGGCAGCGAAACAAAACATCGCAAAGGATAGGCTGCAATGCAAGAATGAGGGCGAAGGACCAGGAGGATAACACATGCGTGACAGTGGACATTGAGTACAATCATAATCACCAACTCCTGCAAACTGATGACATTCTGGTATTCTTGGACTCACACAAGAATTATGACCCCACTATTTTGGAGTACGTAAAGCTCCTGCAGTACCATGATGTCAAGCACACAACAATCATGTCCACGTTATCTAAAAATGAAGATGGAAGCTACTTCATAAGCATGACCGGACGAGACCTACTAAATCA GAAAGCCATGAATGCAAGGAAAGATGATTTGGATGATGTATTGAAACTTGTTTCATTCTTCAAAGACAtgaaggcaatcaatgatgagtTTTTCTATGACATACAAGTAGACAAGGACAAGTCAATTAAAAACATTTTCTGGTCCAATGCAAGCTGCCGAGGAGCATATCAAGACTTTGGCGATTGC TCAACAATATTTGCTGTTGCCCTGATCAGAGACGAAGATGCAAAGTCATTCAAGTGGCTGTTCGATACATTTGTACGGTGCATGGACAACAAGCACCCAACTTACATTCTAACAG ACCAGTGCCCGTCGATGGCGAAAGCTATACCACAATCGTTTCCAAACACCGTCCACAAGCTATACAGTTGGCACATCATGAAGAAGTACAAGGAATACCTCGCGTTGCTGTACAAAAAGTATAAAACATTCAAAGAGGAGTTCACAGCTATATTAAACTGGCCGCTGATGCCAACGGAGTTTGAAGCTGCCTAG